In Thauera aromatica K172, one DNA window encodes the following:
- a CDS encoding RecQ family ATP-dependent DNA helicase, giving the protein MILDLETVPQADDGRQQIIKIGALRPDTDQTLELNTGAGLDAALGRLDAMCAGASFVLGHNVLAHDLPVLREVAPDSALFKLPVIDTLRLSPLAFPQNPYHRLIKDYKLIRDSLNSPLSDCRSTLTLFADQQDAFDKLFEANPEELLCYQALIAPRTGAGLGNFLFALTRRAPLSLEDVAGRLPALLAESDPGIERELKVCRTRLKDLIEDDLRRPELHWPMAYVLAWLRVSGGNSVLAPWVRHQFPAVGQLITELRDRPCDDPGCTYCRTTHDPRRELKRYFGFDDFRYEAEGRSMQHDIVLAGMRSEPVLAVLATGGGKSICYQLPALNRYHRNGSLTVIISPLQSLMKDQVDGLLARNVQCAAALNGLLTMPERADVLERIQLGDVGMLLVSPEQFRNKAFRKAIANRQIGAWIFDEAHSLSKWGNDFRPDYLYAARFIREFTGRGELAPIGCFTATAKQDVLDDIRKHFLDELGVRFKSFIGTPERSNLHFEVFPVAADEKFARTHDLLRDELGGHEGGAVVFVASRKKAEDLADFLFGQNWACRYFHAGLQPHEKKDIQDAFIGGDLRVIVATNAFGMGVDKPDVRLVVHADIPGSLENYLQEAGRAGRDQDNARCVLLYDPQDIETQFGLSERSRLSYKDIQQILKKLRFEAAKRKGGQVVITAGEILQDETVHTSFESDDRDAETKVVTAIAWLERGQFLRREENHTKVFPAKLCLTEEDAAKRLDNARLPQRRLDEFRAILRYLYSAEADERINTDQLMLLTGQTNEEVSAALRQLEALGLLENDSQLTLYLRHGIAGASSERLQRCLSLEAALFKALRELAPDADDGSWQDVNLPPLTAVLRERCGQAELLPLHVSRLLHSLALDRDGDSQQRSSFELRQVNRDYLKLRIRGGYSWSQVEGLGDKRRRIAAAVLPFLLGKLPPGQRGKDLLVQTTFGEFQHLLAADLELSTTVKPEQRLTALEHVLLYLHHQEVLTLNHGMTVMRRAMTIDINPDKQGQRYVKEDFQRLDEHYRERRIQVHVMREYAEIALREMADALRLVMHYFTRSKDDFLRHYFPGKEEILQLATSEGSWKAIIDVLNATQKAIVADHRDQNRLVLAGPGSGKTRVVVHRIAYLLRVRRVLASAIIALTFNRHAANEIRKRLFALVGNDAIGITVLTYHAMAMRLTGTSFDRRDKVEEGELDAVLDRATELLEGRASVEGEDDLRERLLQGYRYILVDEYQDIDDRQYRLVSALAGRHDDQDGDLCILAVGDDDQNIYQWRGGSNHHIARFCEEFGAQISYLVENYRSSRAIIGAANHLIGQNASRLKAQHPIRIDPARAVGPVGGRWEVLDPGRRGSVLRLRIPAADRNCGNLQAQAVIVEFDRLRALEMRDDWQGVAVLARSHRYLWPVQALCERKGIPYFLAADKQNGLPLTRQRPFVRLVAYLRALAVPSLTAAAVAQHASQLTADPVWLDFLATALDQLGNEYGDCLLAPGTVVDWLYDYAREIRQQPRPGLFLGTVHSAKGLEFRHVALLDGNWDASAEQMDEVRRLYYVGMTRAEETLTLCDFEPGNAFATTLSAYAQHRRFEGDHDPALDVQYQVLSLGDVDIGFAGRQRPAALVHEAISQLELGDPLELRADGDRYALLDLRGNMVGRTAKAFKLALEPRRCEVAGIVVRYKEETEPAYMDAVKSEAWEVVVPRLCGSQKA; this is encoded by the coding sequence TTGATCCTCGATCTTGAGACGGTTCCGCAAGCGGACGATGGCCGGCAGCAAATCATCAAGATCGGCGCACTACGGCCGGACACCGATCAGACGCTCGAACTGAATACGGGCGCGGGGCTCGATGCGGCGCTCGGCCGCCTCGACGCGATGTGCGCTGGGGCAAGCTTCGTGCTCGGGCACAACGTCCTGGCCCACGACTTGCCAGTACTGCGGGAGGTCGCGCCGGACTCTGCCCTGTTTAAGCTTCCAGTGATCGACACGCTGCGCCTGTCGCCACTCGCCTTTCCGCAGAACCCCTACCACCGGCTGATCAAGGACTACAAGCTCATCCGCGACAGCCTGAACTCCCCGCTGTCCGACTGCCGCTCGACGCTGACATTGTTCGCCGACCAGCAGGACGCCTTCGACAAGCTGTTCGAGGCGAATCCCGAGGAGTTACTGTGCTACCAGGCCTTGATTGCGCCGCGTACCGGGGCTGGGTTGGGTAATTTCCTGTTTGCGCTGACACGGCGCGCTCCATTGTCGCTTGAGGATGTTGCCGGTCGTCTGCCGGCGTTGCTGGCAGAATCTGATCCCGGGATCGAGCGTGAGCTCAAGGTGTGCCGCACCCGGCTGAAAGATCTGATCGAGGACGACTTGCGACGGCCCGAGCTGCATTGGCCAATGGCCTACGTTCTGGCATGGCTGCGCGTGTCGGGTGGTAATTCGGTACTCGCACCCTGGGTGCGGCACCAGTTCCCGGCGGTGGGACAGCTGATCACCGAGTTGCGCGACCGGCCTTGCGACGACCCCGGTTGCACCTACTGCCGTACGACGCACGACCCCCGGCGGGAACTCAAGCGCTACTTCGGCTTCGACGACTTTCGCTACGAGGCGGAAGGCCGCAGCATGCAGCACGACATCGTGCTGGCTGGCATGCGAAGCGAGCCGGTCCTGGCCGTGCTTGCCACCGGCGGCGGCAAATCGATCTGCTATCAACTGCCGGCGCTTAATCGCTACCACCGCAACGGCAGCCTCACGGTGATCATCTCGCCGCTGCAGTCGTTGATGAAGGATCAGGTGGACGGCCTGCTGGCGCGCAACGTCCAGTGTGCCGCAGCGTTGAACGGCTTGCTGACCATGCCCGAGCGCGCCGACGTGTTGGAGAGGATCCAGTTGGGCGATGTGGGCATGTTGCTGGTGTCGCCCGAGCAGTTCCGCAACAAGGCTTTTCGCAAGGCGATTGCCAATCGGCAGATCGGCGCCTGGATCTTCGACGAGGCGCACAGCCTGTCGAAGTGGGGTAACGACTTCCGGCCGGACTACCTGTACGCGGCGCGTTTTATCCGTGAATTCACCGGTCGGGGTGAGCTCGCCCCTATCGGGTGCTTCACCGCCACAGCCAAGCAGGATGTGCTGGACGACATCCGCAAGCATTTCCTCGACGAGTTGGGCGTGCGCTTCAAGTCCTTTATCGGCACGCCCGAGCGCTCGAACCTGCATTTCGAGGTCTTTCCGGTGGCGGCCGACGAGAAATTTGCGCGCACGCACGACTTACTCCGCGATGAACTCGGGGGGCATGAGGGCGGCGCGGTGGTGTTCGTTGCCAGCCGCAAGAAGGCGGAAGATCTGGCTGATTTCCTCTTCGGGCAGAACTGGGCCTGCAGGTATTTTCACGCTGGACTGCAGCCGCACGAGAAGAAGGACATCCAGGACGCTTTCATTGGTGGCGACCTGCGGGTGATTGTCGCTACCAATGCATTCGGCATGGGCGTGGACAAGCCGGACGTGCGCCTGGTCGTCCACGCCGACATCCCTGGCTCCCTGGAAAACTACCTTCAGGAAGCAGGCCGTGCCGGGCGGGACCAGGACAACGCCCGTTGCGTCTTGCTTTACGACCCGCAGGACATCGAAACCCAGTTCGGGCTGAGCGAGCGTTCACGGCTGAGCTACAAGGACATCCAGCAGATCCTGAAAAAGCTCCGATTCGAAGCCGCCAAGCGCAAGGGCGGACAGGTGGTGATCACCGCGGGCGAAATTTTGCAGGACGAGACCGTCCATACCAGCTTCGAGTCGGATGACCGGGATGCGGAAACCAAAGTCGTTACCGCCATCGCCTGGTTGGAGCGTGGTCAGTTTCTGCGGCGAGAAGAGAACCATACGAAGGTTTTTCCCGCCAAGCTCTGCCTGACTGAGGAAGATGCGGCAAAGCGACTCGACAACGCCCGCCTGCCGCAGCGGCGTCTCGATGAATTCCGCGCGATCCTGCGCTACCTGTATTCAGCCGAGGCAGACGAGCGCATCAATACCGACCAGTTGATGTTGCTGACCGGGCAGACGAACGAGGAGGTCAGCGCTGCGCTCAGGCAGCTCGAGGCGCTTGGCCTGCTGGAGAACGATTCTCAGCTCACGCTTTACCTGCGTCATGGGATTGCCGGGGCGTCGAGCGAGCGCCTCCAGCGCTGCCTGTCGCTGGAGGCGGCCCTGTTCAAAGCCTTGCGAGAGCTCGCGCCGGACGCGGACGACGGGTCGTGGCAGGACGTGAACCTGCCGCCGCTGACTGCCGTCCTGCGCGAGCGCTGCGGCCAGGCAGAGCTGCTGCCCCTGCATGTCTCCCGCCTGCTTCACAGTCTCGCGCTCGATCGTGACGGCGACAGCCAGCAGCGCAGCAGTTTTGAACTCAGACAGGTGAACCGCGACTATCTCAAGCTGCGCATCCGCGGCGGATACAGCTGGTCGCAGGTCGAGGGGCTGGGCGACAAGCGGCGCCGCATCGCCGCGGCAGTCCTGCCTTTCTTGCTCGGCAAGCTGCCGCCCGGGCAGCGCGGCAAGGACTTGCTGGTGCAGACCACCTTCGGCGAGTTTCAGCATCTGCTCGCGGCGGATCTGGAACTGTCCACCACGGTCAAGCCGGAACAGCGGCTCACGGCCTTGGAGCATGTGCTGCTCTACCTGCACCACCAGGAGGTGCTGACCCTCAACCACGGCATGACCGTGATGCGCCGGGCGATGACGATCGACATCAACCCGGACAAGCAGGGCCAGCGCTATGTGAAGGAGGACTTCCAGCGCCTCGACGAGCACTACCGGGAGCGCCGCATCCAGGTGCATGTGATGCGCGAATACGCCGAGATCGCGCTTAGGGAGATGGCCGACGCCTTGCGGCTGGTCATGCATTACTTCACCCGCAGCAAGGACGATTTCCTGCGCCACTACTTCCCCGGCAAGGAAGAGATCCTGCAGCTCGCCACCAGCGAGGGCTCGTGGAAGGCGATTATCGACGTGCTGAACGCCACGCAGAAGGCCATCGTCGCAGACCACCGGGACCAAAACCGGCTCGTGCTCGCCGGCCCCGGTTCGGGCAAGACGCGGGTCGTCGTGCATCGCATCGCTTACCTCTTGCGTGTGCGGCGCGTGCTGGCCTCGGCGATCATTGCGCTCACCTTCAATCGGCATGCGGCCAACGAGATCCGCAAGCGCCTGTTTGCCCTGGTCGGCAACGACGCGATCGGGATCACCGTGCTGACCTATCACGCCATGGCGATGCGGCTGACCGGCACCAGTTTCGATCGCCGCGACAAGGTGGAAGAGGGCGAGCTGGATGCCGTCCTCGACCGCGCAACGGAACTGCTGGAAGGCCGTGCATCGGTGGAGGGCGAGGACGATCTGCGCGAGCGTCTGTTGCAGGGCTATCGCTACATTCTGGTGGACGAATACCAGGATATCGACGACCGCCAGTACCGGCTCGTCAGCGCGCTCGCTGGACGGCACGACGACCAGGATGGTGATCTGTGCATTCTCGCCGTCGGTGACGACGACCAGAATATCTATCAGTGGCGGGGCGGCAGTAACCACCACATCGCACGTTTCTGCGAAGAGTTCGGCGCGCAGATCAGCTATCTGGTCGAGAATTACCGCTCCAGCCGGGCCATCATCGGCGCCGCCAATCACCTGATTGGCCAGAATGCCTCGCGGCTCAAGGCGCAGCATCCCATCCGTATCGATCCGGCGCGTGCGGTCGGGCCGGTGGGAGGCAGGTGGGAAGTGCTCGACCCCGGGCGGCGCGGCAGCGTGCTCCGGCTTCGCATCCCCGCGGCAGACCGCAATTGCGGCAACCTCCAGGCCCAGGCTGTAATCGTGGAGTTCGACCGGCTGCGGGCACTGGAGATGCGGGATGACTGGCAGGGTGTTGCAGTGCTGGCGCGCAGTCACCGCTACCTGTGGCCGGTGCAGGCCTTGTGCGAGCGCAAAGGCATTCCGTATTTCCTTGCGGCAGACAAGCAGAACGGCTTGCCGCTTACCCGGCAGCGTCCCTTCGTCCGCCTGGTCGCGTATCTGCGTGCGCTTGCCGTGCCTTCGCTTACGGCTGCGGCGGTAGCGCAGCACGCCAGCCAGCTGACCGCGGATCCGGTCTGGTTGGATTTCCTAGCGACCGCGCTTGACCAACTCGGCAATGAGTACGGCGATTGCCTTCTTGCGCCGGGAACGGTGGTCGACTGGCTCTACGACTACGCCCGCGAGATTCGGCAGCAGCCGCGCCCGGGGCTGTTTCTCGGCACGGTGCACTCGGCAAAGGGGCTCGAGTTCCGCCACGTCGCCTTGCTGGATGGAAACTGGGATGCGTCGGCGGAGCAGATGGACGAGGTCCGCAGGCTTTATTACGTGGGCATGACCCGAGCGGAGGAGACGTTGACGCTTTGTGACTTCGAGCCCGGCAACGCATTCGCTACGACGCTCAGCGCTTATGCACAGCACCGCCGTTTTGAAGGCGATCATGATCCAGCGCTGGACGTGCAGTATCAGGTGCTGAGCCTGGGCGATGTCGACATCGGCTTTGCAGGCCGGCAGCGTCCCGCTGCGTTGGTGCACGAGGCGATCAGCCAGCTCGAGCTTGGCGATCCGCTGGAGTTGCGCGCCGACGGTGATCGCTACGCTCTCCTCGACCTGCGCGGCAACATGGTCGGACGCACTGCAAAGGCCTTCAAGCTGGCGCTCGAACCACGGAGGTGCGAGGTTGCCGGAATCGTCGTGCGATACAAGGAGGAAACCGAGCCCGCGTACATGGACGCGGTCAAGTCCGAGGCGTGGGAGGTCGTCGTTCCTCGTCTGTGCGGCAGCCAGAAGGCCTGA